One Prolixibacteraceae bacterium DNA segment encodes these proteins:
- a CDS encoding saccharopine dehydrogenase family protein, translating to MGRVLVIGAGGVGSVVIQKMAQHPDLFSDILLASRTELKCKDIASKISGVNITTASVDADNVKEVVALINDFKPELVVNVALPYQDLPIMDACLETKVSYLDTANYEPIDEAKYEYSWQWAYKKKFEEAGITAILGCGFDPGVTSIFTARAAKHHFDEIHYLDIVDCNGGDHGKAFATNFNPEINIREITQEGKYWEDGKWVVTKPHEIHRPLDYPNIGEKESYLIYHEELESLVKNYPTIKRARFWMTFGQEYLTHLRVIQNIGMASIEPIIYEGKEIVPIQFLKAVLPDPGDLGENYTGETSIGCRIKGVKDGKEKTYYIYNNCSHQKAFDETGMQGVSYTTGVPCMLGAMMYLKGIWKKPGVYNVEEFNPDPFLELLGENGLPWVEKFDVDLEL from the coding sequence ATGGGTAGAGTTTTAGTTATTGGTGCTGGTGGAGTTGGATCGGTAGTGATTCAAAAGATGGCGCAACACCCTGATCTATTTTCAGACATTTTGTTGGCTAGTAGAACAGAGTTAAAATGTAAAGATATTGCTTCGAAAATATCAGGAGTGAATATCACAACAGCTTCTGTTGATGCTGATAACGTAAAAGAGGTCGTGGCACTTATCAATGATTTTAAACCTGAGTTGGTTGTCAATGTAGCCCTTCCTTACCAAGATCTTCCGATTATGGATGCTTGCCTTGAGACGAAAGTATCGTATTTAGATACTGCCAACTATGAGCCTATTGATGAGGCTAAATATGAGTATAGTTGGCAATGGGCATATAAAAAGAAATTTGAGGAAGCGGGAATTACTGCAATATTAGGTTGTGGCTTTGACCCTGGAGTAACAAGTATTTTTACTGCCCGTGCAGCAAAGCACCACTTTGATGAGATCCACTATTTGGATATCGTCGACTGTAACGGAGGAGACCATGGAAAAGCTTTTGCTACCAACTTTAATCCTGAAATCAATATTCGTGAAATTACCCAAGAGGGGAAATATTGGGAAGATGGGAAGTGGGTGGTAACCAAACCACATGAGATTCATAGACCTCTTGATTATCCCAACATTGGAGAGAAAGAGTCATATCTAATCTATCATGAAGAGCTGGAGTCTTTGGTTAAAAACTATCCTACGATCAAACGAGCACGATTCTGGATGACATTTGGTCAAGAGTATCTAACTCACCTTCGAGTAATCCAAAATATAGGGATGGCAAGTATTGAACCAATCATATATGAGGGGAAAGAGATCGTACCAATTCAATTTCTTAAAGCAGTGCTCCCAGATCCAGGAGACCTAGGAGAGAACTATACTGGCGAAACTTCGATAGGATGTCGTATCAAGGGAGTAAAAGATGGTAAGGAGAAGACCTACTATATTTATAATAACTGTAGCCATCAAAAAGCATTCGATGAAACAGGAATGCAAGGAGTAAGTTATACTACGGGAGTCCCTTGTATGCTTGGAGCCATGATGTACCTTAAAGGCATTTGGAAAAAACCAGGTGTATATAATGTAGAGGAATTTAATCCAGATCCATTCCTTGAACTTCTAGGAGAGAATGGATTGCCATGGGTCGAGAAATTTGACGTGGACTTAGAGCTATAA
- a CDS encoding sulfatase-like hydrolase/transferase: protein MNQTRITNTIGGAFLSLLMLGTTSCKEDASKKEVKKPNIIIIMADDLGFGDVSCNGATEIKTPNIDKIATGGIRFTNGYCASSTCTPARYSMLTGAYPWKNKKAEVLAGNAPLLIDTTWNTLPRMLQSQGYKTTVIGKWHLGLGNGNVDWNKEVTPGPRAIGFDSEYIMAATNDRVPCVYINNGHVDNLDPNDPIQVSYKKNFEGEPTGKNNPEMLRMKTTQGHNQSIINGISRIGFMKGGKSAIWKDEDMADLFLEKAKQYVTDHKDKPFFLYYALHEPHVPRLPNSRFVGKSGMGSRGDAILEADWCVGEFMKHLHKLGLDENTIVIFTSDNGPVTDDGYADQADELLGNHKPLGPLRGGKYSLYDGGTRIPFFVKWTNHIKPGESNAVVTQLDFLASFASLLNVKGIDLKDSEDHMDAILGKDLKGRQELVFEALGHKTGLRQGDYIYIPPYKGGHYISWGVMNETGNSKEEQLYNITDDIAQQKNLAETNPAVLKKMKERYQELTKGYKWGH, encoded by the coding sequence ATGAATCAGACACGAATTACAAACACAATTGGTGGAGCATTTCTTTCTCTTCTGATGTTGGGTACCACATCTTGTAAAGAAGACGCTTCAAAGAAGGAAGTTAAAAAGCCTAATATTATCATTATAATGGCAGATGATTTAGGGTTTGGCGATGTCAGTTGCAATGGTGCAACAGAGATTAAAACCCCAAATATTGATAAGATTGCTACAGGTGGTATTCGTTTCACCAATGGATATTGTGCTTCGTCCACTTGTACTCCTGCAAGATATAGTATGTTGACTGGAGCTTATCCTTGGAAAAACAAGAAAGCAGAAGTACTTGCTGGAAATGCACCTCTACTTATTGACACTACATGGAACACACTTCCTAGAATGCTTCAAAGTCAAGGATATAAAACCACTGTTATTGGAAAATGGCACTTGGGACTTGGGAATGGAAATGTAGATTGGAATAAAGAGGTGACACCTGGACCGCGTGCTATTGGTTTCGATTCAGAGTATATCATGGCTGCGACCAACGATCGTGTACCATGTGTCTATATTAATAATGGACATGTTGACAACTTAGACCCTAACGATCCGATCCAAGTAAGTTATAAGAAGAATTTCGAAGGAGAACCTACGGGAAAAAATAATCCTGAAATGTTAAGGATGAAGACAACGCAAGGGCACAACCAATCAATCATCAATGGCATCTCGCGTATCGGTTTCATGAAAGGTGGAAAGAGCGCTATTTGGAAAGATGAAGATATGGCAGACCTTTTCTTAGAGAAGGCAAAACAGTATGTGACTGACCATAAAGACAAACCATTCTTCCTATACTATGCACTACACGAACCACACGTTCCACGTCTACCAAACAGCCGTTTTGTAGGGAAATCAGGTATGGGATCACGTGGAGATGCTATTCTTGAGGCAGACTGGTGTGTAGGTGAATTTATGAAACACCTTCATAAACTAGGATTAGATGAGAACACCATTGTCATCTTTACGAGTGATAACGGTCCTGTTACAGATGATGGATATGCAGATCAAGCAGACGAACTTCTTGGAAATCACAAACCTTTAGGACCACTAAGAGGAGGTAAGTACAGCCTTTACGATGGTGGAACGCGTATTCCTTTCTTTGTAAAATGGACCAACCATATTAAACCAGGAGAATCGAATGCTGTCGTAACGCAATTAGATTTCCTTGCTTCTTTCGCAAGCCTTCTTAACGTAAAAGGAATCGATTTAAAGGACAGCGAAGACCATATGGATGCAATCCTTGGAAAAGATCTTAAAGGACGTCAGGAGCTTGTATTTGAAGCTTTAGGACACAAAACAGGACTTAGACAAGGGGATTATATCTATATTCCTCCTTACAAAGGAGGACACTATATCAGTTGGGGAGTAATGAACGAAACAGGAAACTCTAAAGAAGAGCAACTGTATAACATTACGGATGATATTGCACAACAGAAAAATCTTGCTGAAACCAACCCAGCAGTTCTTAAAAAGATGAAAGAGAGATATCAAGAGTTAACCAAAGGTTACAAGTGGGGACACTAA